In a genomic window of Methanogenium sp. S4BF:
- a CDS encoding PAS domain S-box protein yields MAFTRVQLPEDSHVWDVLIVTSSLAIGLIVTVTLYNGYESVFPHLIDIPIIIYAYRYPRRGIWFAGIASALYLIAYMIVLSPGISGLSEAFGRVMIFLVIGAVVSYLSFRLRNSENTYRNLFDNLSNAAYTVKINPDGTPGRFMDVNDMMCAAVGYTRDELLSMKPAEIVPDAYAHELAVRANGKNMDTYAEFESFHHAKDGREIPVEVRIHLFAIEAGPIILATVTDMTERYHRDRILKAQRDVAVSLNHARDSEEAVRLVIGFALENSSLDAGAFYYADEGRTLFSLFYSSGFSDKFIRLNKTIRSTPGSIVANHGRRPIYGSVEDLVRSGIISGSGENQKMIVVLPVMGSNGVLGLFLLSSYGTAGISDTERRLIEALVAQAGAAIDRLNVVHALRRSRQDLRSLVDSLDAYQALTGPDGTIITANRSFAAASGMRPDDLFGKSIFEATGRSDEFQMFLQEKFAAVLNNGLPVRFEDRGEGHFYDSILYPVRDSEGNVRAVGMLSTDISPLKEAEEALLEAERRYRLVIEALNLGVFDIRLPEVSMTVSPEWYTMLGYDGDTPGDAFAFWEGHLHPDEKENVLKIMDDTLGTGEEYFNEYRMRAADGTWRWIKSHGKVISWLPDGSAGRLIGTHSDITRRRRAEMAFRRTTRLLRDAQKIARLGYYEYDVENDLILPDAGIYEILNISDEEPVYTLHEFCGFIHPDEREQVEAEIGAAAQENRSYSHIFRIIARGGPELWVRAWIEPGVWKDGDLSPVFGAIQDITDVRQTEEELLRTQIAVETSRDEVLYISPDGEVLYGNQQAVNAYGKDGSLTGLMIGDIDPAYPSGKWQRHWAALREKKIQLSESLHRKNDGSFFPVEVAENYVKVGSQAFCCAYSRDITDRRAVENALRESEQRFSLAVVGADLGIWDWDMSSDHLVFDARFAEILGAGPKEMDAGTFNDLMALVHPHERPLFRKVLEDYIAEKGSPFLCEFRILHRDGTWRWVRGRGVIVSQDTSGSGRRMIGTIMDVTEQREAMEALAEREEQLRETQDIARVGGWTYEIPEDRHTFDRDTMQTIGFGETPAPATLEEFLHTFVYPEDSAAVKEAYFRHLEEYVPFDLVYRVMLPDGRVRYLHSRCQTIFDNRGAPQKSVGIIQDVTEIKEAENELIEREWKVNEAQRIAHIRYWECDGSCMTFSRTDIGAPFNQLTFLERPGLRIHPDDSDWLAAHFRKSVEEHGEFSEEFRAVLEDSGDILSLYCRGSHYYRTNGTYIRSLGTIIDITERVQTLNALQESERKFWLVAENPSIGTYIIQDSMFVYVNDTCARFFGYSIDVMMGLQAASIIAPEMRSEMLDLFSECTAGERDEIHLEAQGITRSGITFPVEIFGSSGEYGGRPAVIGTIIDITERKAYEEMLTITRLTVDQATIGIGWVNRTGEIIYANTKAVEMLQIPIATVLGMNIREIYPSDDSSSWEKFWSLITAGENQQFETIYVRKDGTSFPADIMVDYVHLGDMEFACVFATDISRRREAEAALQQSLVEKTTLLQEVHHRVKNNLALISSMIQMQMRTLDDEQAVASLTETANRIISMAMVHESIYRSRNITTIDAHEHLTALVNEIVPNFSVGKIIEVDVDAYGCTLDLNTGILYSLIVNELITNSIKYAFDGRDAGKITITMKCSSTEKVLSITDDGVGIPEDVDPFRSPSLGMNIVHSVVADQLGGTIELLRGEGTTWILTFPIKGV; encoded by the coding sequence ATGGCGTTTACCCGTGTGCAGCTACCGGAAGACTCTCATGTCTGGGATGTACTCATCGTCACCAGTTCACTGGCAATAGGGCTTATCGTCACGGTGACACTCTACAACGGCTATGAATCAGTTTTTCCCCACCTCATAGATATTCCCATAATTATCTACGCCTACCGTTACCCCCGCCGTGGAATCTGGTTTGCAGGGATTGCCTCAGCCCTGTACCTTATTGCCTATATGATTGTCCTCTCACCCGGCATATCAGGGCTTTCCGAGGCGTTCGGGCGGGTGATGATCTTTCTTGTTATTGGGGCTGTTGTCTCCTACCTTTCCTTCCGCCTCCGAAATAGCGAGAATACGTATCGTAATCTCTTCGACAACCTTTCCAATGCTGCGTATACGGTAAAGATCAATCCTGACGGCACTCCCGGACGGTTTATGGATGTCAATGACATGATGTGTGCAGCGGTTGGATATACACGGGATGAACTGCTCTCGATGAAGCCTGCTGAGATCGTGCCTGATGCGTATGCACATGAGCTGGCTGTCAGGGCAAATGGTAAGAATATGGATACATATGCGGAGTTTGAGTCATTTCATCACGCAAAAGACGGCAGGGAGATTCCCGTCGAAGTCAGGATTCATCTCTTTGCGATTGAAGCAGGACCAATTATTCTTGCAACCGTAACCGACATGACTGAACGCTACCACCGGGACAGAATTCTGAAGGCCCAGCGCGATGTGGCGGTCTCACTGAATCATGCCAGAGACAGCGAGGAGGCGGTTCGTCTGGTCATCGGGTTTGCTCTTGAGAACAGCAGCCTTGATGCGGGGGCATTTTATTATGCTGATGAGGGCCGCACCTTATTTTCCCTTTTCTACAGTTCCGGTTTCTCCGACAAATTTATCCGGCTGAATAAAACAATCCGGTCAACACCCGGAAGCATTGTGGCAAATCATGGGAGACGGCCAATATACGGCTCTGTGGAGGACCTTGTCCGTAGCGGAATAATAAGCGGTTCGGGTGAAAATCAGAAGATGATCGTGGTTCTGCCGGTCATGGGCAGCAATGGAGTACTGGGCCTTTTCCTGCTCTCGTCCTATGGCACAGCCGGGATATCTGATACTGAACGGCGTCTTATTGAAGCACTGGTTGCGCAGGCGGGTGCCGCCATCGATCGTCTGAATGTCGTCCATGCCCTGCGCCGGAGCAGACAGGATCTTCGTTCACTTGTGGACTCCCTTGATGCATATCAGGCCCTTACAGGGCCGGATGGGACGATAATCACGGCAAATCGTTCGTTTGCAGCCGCATCAGGGATGAGGCCTGATGATCTTTTCGGGAAGAGCATCTTTGAGGCCACCGGAAGGTCAGATGAATTTCAGATGTTTCTGCAGGAAAAATTTGCTGCTGTGCTGAATAACGGGCTGCCGGTTCGTTTTGAGGACCGGGGTGAGGGCCATTTCTATGACAGCATCCTGTACCCTGTTCGGGACTCCGAGGGCAATGTCCGGGCAGTCGGCATGCTCTCCACTGACATATCGCCCCTGAAAGAGGCGGAAGAGGCACTTCTTGAGGCGGAACGCAGATACCGTCTGGTTATTGAGGCGCTGAATCTCGGCGTGTTTGACATTCGTCTTCCGGAGGTCAGCATGACTGTTTCACCGGAATGGTATACGATGCTGGGATATGATGGTGACACGCCGGGTGACGCCTTCGCCTTCTGGGAGGGGCACCTCCATCCCGATGAGAAGGAGAATGTTCTGAAGATCATGGATGATACTCTGGGAACCGGGGAGGAGTATTTCAATGAGTACAGGATGCGGGCAGCAGATGGAACCTGGCGGTGGATCAAGAGCCACGGAAAGGTAATAAGCTGGCTGCCGGATGGCAGCGCCGGGCGGTTGATTGGGACGCATTCTGATATAACCCGCAGAAGACGTGCTGAGATGGCGTTCAGGAGGACAACCCGACTTCTCCGGGATGCCCAGAAGATAGCCCGCCTTGGATATTATGAATATGATGTGGAAAATGATCTGATTCTTCCGGATGCCGGCATTTATGAGATCCTGAATATTTCAGATGAAGAGCCGGTTTATACACTTCATGAATTCTGCGGGTTTATCCATCCGGATGAACGTGAACAGGTGGAGGCTGAAATTGGAGCTGCTGCCCAGGAAAATCGGTCATATAGTCATATATTTCGTATTATTGCCCGTGGAGGGCCAGAACTGTGGGTGAGGGCATGGATTGAACCGGGTGTTTGGAAGGATGGGGATTTATCACCGGTATTTGGCGCGATACAGGACATCACTGATGTTCGCCAGACAGAGGAGGAACTTCTCCGGACCCAGATTGCGGTAGAGACATCCCGTGACGAGGTGCTCTACATCTCCCCGGACGGTGAAGTCCTGTACGGCAACCAGCAGGCAGTGAATGCCTATGGAAAAGACGGGTCACTCACGGGGCTCATGATTGGTGATATCGATCCGGCATATCCATCCGGGAAGTGGCAGCGCCACTGGGCAGCACTCAGGGAGAAAAAAATCCAGCTCAGTGAATCCCTGCACCGGAAGAACGATGGTTCTTTCTTCCCCGTTGAAGTCGCAGAAAACTATGTAAAGGTGGGGTCCCAGGCGTTTTGTTGTGCGTATTCCCGTGATATCACCGACCGCCGAGCCGTGGAGAATGCCCTCCGTGAAAGTGAACAGCGGTTCTCCCTTGCGGTTGTGGGGGCTGATCTGGGTATATGGGACTGGGATATGTCATCGGATCACCTGGTCTTTGATGCACGGTTTGCAGAAATCCTGGGGGCTGGTCCGAAGGAGATGGATGCAGGTACATTCAATGATCTGATGGCACTGGTACACCCGCATGAACGTCCGTTATTCCGAAAGGTGCTGGAGGATTATATTGCTGAAAAAGGATCCCCCTTCCTCTGTGAGTTCAGGATACTGCACAGAGACGGCACCTGGAGATGGGTAAGGGGTCGGGGCGTCATCGTTTCACAGGATACCTCAGGCAGCGGGCGCCGGATGATCGGCACCATTATGGATGTCACCGAACAGCGTGAAGCAATGGAGGCGCTGGCGGAGCGGGAAGAGCAGCTCCGGGAGACACAGGACATTGCCCGTGTCGGGGGGTGGACCTATGAGATTCCCGAAGACCGGCATACCTTTGACCGTGATACCATGCAGACGATCGGGTTCGGGGAGACACCTGCACCGGCAACACTGGAGGAATTTCTGCATACGTTTGTCTATCCTGAAGACAGTGCAGCGGTTAAAGAGGCGTATTTCCGTCACCTGGAGGAGTATGTGCCGTTTGATCTGGTATATCGTGTCATGCTTCCGGATGGGAGGGTGCGCTATCTCCACAGCCGGTGCCAGACGATCTTTGACAATCGGGGTGCGCCGCAGAAGAGCGTGGGCATTATTCAGGATGTCACCGAGATCAAGGAGGCGGAGAACGAACTTATCGAGCGCGAATGGAAAGTGAATGAGGCGCAGCGTATAGCCCATATCCGGTACTGGGAGTGCGATGGCTCGTGCATGACATTCTCACGGACGGATATCGGTGCACCCTTCAACCAGCTCACATTCCTTGAACGCCCCGGCCTCCGGATACACCCGGACGACAGCGATTGGCTGGCTGCCCATTTCCGCAAATCTGTTGAAGAACACGGTGAATTTTCAGAAGAGTTCCGCGCTGTTCTGGAAGACAGCGGGGATATTCTCTCTCTCTATTGCAGGGGGAGCCATTACTACCGCACCAATGGCACATATATCCGGTCCCTCGGCACCATCATCGATATCACCGAACGGGTTCAGACCCTGAATGCCCTGCAGGAGAGTGAGAGAAAGTTTTGGCTGGTGGCAGAGAACCCCAGCATTGGTACCTACATCATTCAGGACAGCATGTTTGTCTACGTCAATGATACCTGTGCCCGGTTCTTCGGCTATTCGATTGACGTGATGATGGGGCTGCAGGCAGCGTCAATAATTGCACCCGAAATGCGCAGTGAGATGCTTGATCTCTTCAGCGAGTGCACAGCAGGGGAACGTGATGAGATCCATCTTGAGGCACAGGGGATTACCCGGAGCGGGATCACATTCCCGGTTGAAATATTCGGGTCGTCCGGCGAGTATGGCGGTCGTCCGGCGGTCATCGGAACCATCATCGATATCACTGAGCGCAAGGCATATGAGGAGATGCTCACCATCACCCGGCTGACCGTGGATCAGGCAACGATCGGCATTGGCTGGGTCAACCGCACCGGCGAAATCATCTATGCCAATACCAAGGCGGTGGAGATGCTGCAGATCCCGATTGCAACCGTTCTTGGGATGAATATCCGGGAGATCTACCCGTCAGATGACTCTTCTTCGTGGGAGAAGTTCTGGAGCCTCATCACTGCAGGGGAGAATCAGCAGTTTGAGACCATTTACGTCCGAAAAGACGGCACCTCCTTCCCGGCTGACATTATGGTCGACTATGTGCATCTTGGTGACATGGAGTTTGCCTGCGTATTTGCGACTGATATCTCCCGGCGCAGGGAGGCAGAGGCCGCCCTCCAGCAGTCGCTTGTTGAGAAGACGACGCTCCTGCAGGAGGTCCATCACCGGGTGAAGAACAATCTTGCCCTCATCTCATCGATGATCCAGATGCAGATGCGGACCCTGGATGATGAGCAGGCGGTAGCATCACTGACCGAGACGGCAAACCGCATCATCTCGATGGCGATGGTCCACGAGAGCATCTATCGCTCACGAAATATCACCACCATTGATGCACACGAGCACCTCACAGCGCTGGTCAATGAGATCGTTCCGAACTTCTCTGTCGGAAAAATAATCGAGGTGGATGTGGATGCATATGGCTGCACCCTTGATCTGAATACCGGGATTCTCTACTCTCTCATTGTCAATGAACTCATCACGAACTCCATCAAATATGCATTTGATGGGCGGGATGCAGGCAAAATTACCATTACGATGAAGTGCAGCAGCACAGAGAAGGTGCTCTCCATCACCGATGACGGGGTGGGGATACCGGAGGATGTCGACCCCTTCCGGAGTCCGTCCCTGGGGATGAATATTGTCCACAGTGTGGTCGCCGATCAGCTGGGCGGAACGATTGAGCTTCTCCGTGGTGAGGGAACTACGTGGATTTTGACATTTCCGATAAAAGGGGTATGA